In one window of Helianthus annuus cultivar XRQ/B chromosome 17, HanXRQr2.0-SUNRISE, whole genome shotgun sequence DNA:
- the LOC110925834 gene encoding protein ALP1-like produces MFEKLSGMPNCCGVIETTHLKMHLHKSEGETGVWLDKSNNNSMKLQVIVDPTMRFVDVVSGFPGRMTKNGVLHQSEMLRLAQKGEKLNGNRGELSKRTTIPEYVVGESGFRILPWLTTPYHDAGLNEDQTEFNKRHLATRLVSSRALKKLQQQDWL; encoded by the coding sequence ATGTTTGAGAAGCTCAGTGGAATGCCAAACTGTTGTGGGGTCATTGAGACCACACATCTAAAGATGCACCTACACAAGTCTGAAGGTGAAACCGGTGTGTGGCTCGACAAGAGTAATAACAACAGTATGAAACTACAGGTGATCGTTGACCCGACAATGCGGTTTGTTGATGTGGTTTCTGGGTTCCCGGGACGTATGACTAAAAACGGTGTCCTTCACCAATCGGAAATGTTACGTTTGGCACAGAAAGGAGAGAAGCTAAACGGGAATAGAGGAGAACTTTCTAAACGAACAACGATTCCTGAATATGTAGTTGGAGAATCGGGTTTTCGGATACTTCCATGGCTGACGACTCCATACCATGATGCAGGACTGAATGAAGATCAAACTGAATTTAATAAGAGGCATTTAGCAACCAGGTTAGTTTCTAGTCGTGCTTTGAAGAAGTTGCAGCAGCAAGATTGGCTCTAG
- the LOC110924107 gene encoding uncharacterized protein LOC110924107: protein MDKSWMLTDRTKKPYMDGVAAFLDYAVRNLKMSTNIDQKKTKQKTKIPCPCINCLNHYSLPLDEVDHHLFNKGIDPNYTRWIKHGEKDEPVKNVLHTEYFDTEIPTDATETIEMVNATEDNFTEDYVKLQELLVDAEKPLYKGCPNFTKLSALVQLVNLKSKHGVSDKCFTELLVLLKKMLPEGNEMVNNTYEAKKTMKAMGSGYTRIHVCINDCILYRKEYKDLVVCPTCGKSRWKVDENTKKMYENIPAKVMWYFPIIPRLKRLFQAKSIAKDLLWHATSSKKPGVLRHPSDSPAWQAIDNQFPEIADDPRNLRLGISTDGVDVNRGNRNHSVWPVLAVIYNLPPWLCMKRRFIMLSVLISGTPGNDIDVFLDPLIDDLQLLFEEGVETYDAYAQEKFILRAVVLWTINDYPALGTLCGCPYSGFHGCVVCRKETQCCRLPFSSKQSYAGHRRYLPYNHPFRKQTKAFNGKQEWGTTANPMTGEEIFNEVKYVKNIWGKGFKDKVSGILETSTGRGGKTIKRKRNTSKEGDSSNSGYKEPTYWKKFNIWYRRLRYWRYNCVQHCIDFMHIEKNVAESIVGTLLNVPGKTKDGLNARLDLAHFGLKQELQAKTQGNKTILPAACYTLTKDEKDKFCETLYSLRVPQGYCSNFSSLVNRKDRKLVGLKSHDYHMLMQQFLPIAIRSIMPEPTRYAIIRFCFFFKSICSKEIKVEELDKLQEELCVTLCLLEKYFPPSFFDIMIHLTVHLTREVKLCGPICFRWMYPFERCMKVIKGHVRNKTYPEGCIAEENIAEETIEFFSEYQKNMKTIGIPPYKYKTSENDNGEGNPLSAGKPVLVSPELSLKAHFYVLQNTPEIVPYIEQHMTFLKNRHGGKPQAWLEKEHNTTFGHWLRNKVI, encoded by the exons ATGGATAAGTCTTGGATGTTAACCGATAGAACCAAAAAACCATATATGGATGGAGTTGCAGCATTTCTAGATTATGCAGTTCGCAATTTGAAGATGTCGACGAACATCGaccaaaaaaaaactaaacaaaaaacaaaaattcCATGTCCATGTATAAATTGTTTAAACCACTACTCTCTTCCTTTGGATGAAGTGGATCATCACTTGTTCAATAAGGGAATTGATCCAAATTATACAAGGTGGATAAAACATGGAGAAAAAGATGAGCCAGTTAAAAATGTGCTTCATACAGAGTATTTTGACACCGAAATTCCAACAGATGCCACGGAAACAATAGAAATGGTAAATGCCACAGAAGATAATTTCACAGAGGACTATGTGAAGCTTCAGGAACTACTTGTTGATGCTGAGAAGCCCCTTTATAAAGGATGTCCTAACTTCACAAAGTTGTCCGCACTAGTTCAACTAGTCAACTTGAAGAGTAAGCATGGAGTCTCAGATAAGTGCTTTACTGAACTTCTAGTTTTGTTGAAAAAGATGCTACCTGAAGGTAACGAAATGGTTAACAATACATATGAGGCAAAAAAGACAATGAAGGCAATGGGTTCAGGATATACAAGGATACATGTATGCATCAACGACTGCATTCTTTACAGGAAGGAGTACAAAGACTTGGTTGTATGTCCAACTTGTGGGAAGTCAAGGTGGAAGGTGGATGAGAACACTAAAAAAATGTATGAAAATATTCCTGCAAAGGTAATGTGGTACTTTCCCATAATACCACGATTGAAACGACTCTTTCAAGCTAAGAGTATAGCAAAAGATTTATTATGGCACGCCACCAGTTCCAAAAAACCCGGTGTTTTACGCCACCCATCAGATTCACCTGCATGGCAAGCCATAGATAACCAATTTCCCGAAATTGCTGACGATCCAAGAAATCTTCGGCTTGGCATTTCCACAGATGGGGTTGACGTAAATAGAGGTAATAGAAATCATAGTGTTTGGCCGGTTTTAGCTGTCATTTACAACCTTCCGCCTTGGTTGTGTATGAAAAGAAGGTTTATCATGCTTTCGGTACTAATATCGGGAACGCCTGGAAACGATATTGATGTGTTTTTGGATCCTTTGATTGATGATCTACAACTCTTATTTGAAGAAGGAGTTGAAACATATGACGCCTATGCACAAGAAAAATTTATTCTACGTGCAGTTGTTTTATGGACGATTAATGATTACCCTGCTCTTGGTACACTATGTGGCTGCCCTTATAGTGGATTCCATGGTTGTGTAGTGTGTCGAAAAGAAACTCAATGTTGTAGACTTCCTTTCTCATCCAAGCAGAGTTATGCTGGTCACAGAAGATATCTACCATATAACCATCCTTTCAGAAAGCAAACGAAGGCGTTCAATGGAAAACAAGAATGGGGAACTACTGCAAATCCTATGACCGGGGAAGAAATATTCAACGAGGTTAAATACGTTAAGAATATATGGGGGAAAGGATTTAAGGATAAAGTGTCAGGAATCCTAGAAACTTCTACTGGAAGAGGGGGGAAGacaattaaaagaaaaaggaacACATCAAAAGAGGGTGATAGTTCAAATTCCGGATATAAAGAACCGACCTATTggaagaaattcaacatatggTATCGACGACTTAGGTATTGGCGGTATAATTGTGTCCAACATTGTATTGATTTCATGCACATTGAAAAGAATGTGGCTGAGAGTATTGTCGGAACATTGCTAAACGTTCCAGGAAAGACGAAAGATGGATTGAATGCTCGATTGGATCTGGCGCATTTTGGGTTAAAACAAGAGTTGCAGGCTAAAACACAAGGCAACAAAACAATACTTCCTGCAGCATGTTACACATTAACGAAAGATGAAAAAGACAAGTTTTGTGAAACATTATACAGCTTAAGGGTTCCACAAGGGTATTGTTCTAATTTTTCTAGTTTGGTTAATCGAAAGGATAGGAAACTTGTGGGACTTAAATCCCATGATTATCATATGCTTATGCAACAGTTTTTGCCCATTGCAATACGGTCTATCATGCCGGAACCCACAAGATATGCTATTATCAGGTTTTGCTTTTTTTTCAAATCAATATGTAGCAAAGAAATCAAGGTAGAAGAACTAGATAAGTTGCAAGAAGAGCTTTGTGTGACACTGTGTCTGCTCGAGAAATATTTTCCCCCATCCTTTTTCGATATTATGATTCATTTAACTGTGCACCTTACTAGGGAGGTAAAATTATGCGGGCCAATATGCTTTCGGTGGATGTATCCCTTTGAAAGGTGCATGAAGGTTATTAAAGGGCATGTGCGAAACAAAACTTATCCAGAAGGATGCATTGCTGAGGAGAATATTGCAGAAGAAACAATTGAGTTTTTCAGCGAATACCAAAAAAACATGAAGACTATTGGCATTCCACCATATAAGTATAAGACATCTGAAAATGATAACGGGGAAGGAAATCCTTTGTCAGCCGGTAAACCAGTTCTAGTTTCTCCGGAACTCTCATTGAAAGCACATTTCTATGTATTGCAAAATACGCCCGAAATTGTGCCTTATATTGA ACAACACATGACCTTTTTGAAAAACCGACATGGTGGTAAACCACAAGCGTGGCTGGAGAAAGAGCATAACACAACGTTTGGTCACTGGTTACGTAACAAGGTAATTTAA
- the LOC110925833 gene encoding uncharacterized protein LOC110925833 isoform X1, whose protein sequence is MEVEEEIMEVEEESDFSDRDLTGESESDFSDMDLTAHKTKTRKRGLTRLPKMRTAFTNSGGKKHKVTFDELQKFSGEYRSEFSSFLGDLVREYVGFRFLAWKTVPTEVKDKLWEEITRFYDIDACRRRFVMTRLGDLLRNFRRKVYAGYIVPNLGKPKKLARIPKRYRSMVEQTDWDKFVTYTQSDEFKDVSNKRKTARSKYVYEHHLGRGGYAYLRDKLVQNNELSVDEIPSRALMWRKARENKNGEYKNVDVKDIAKKIIDTETQIKDGSVNLDPGTDALTLVFGKEKGGYLKGVGYGVTSSRYWQSPRTKGSSKERIAQLEFQLHNERLERGKKDEQIKSLSMQMAETNNTLNQVLAHLAAQGQTLQICSLSADKMSQTQVNSLDKHDGSKHKANATASKIVQKEMAPTVKSMNNSTGSKDNTNVTTSNISSKVVQTEVTSHANTSKMVQKEMITENVKTRKKDVLSTQETSLLGTSSQLESQENIHNTHSTNVLEIKCTLYTINMNNCVAYGTIHLSTGKQSIHGVPLQDNCYRVSIDKVVKEAAFLPVESCEVKTVGDALNTFVAWPKYLVKTSQKIPNLSSIQTQNSTTQVAKKQKICFTTLDGIKKQGARRTRKTL, encoded by the exons ATGGAAGTTGAAGAAGAAATCATGGAAGTTGAAGAAGAAAGCGATTTCTCGGATAGGGATTTGACAGGTGAATCTGAAAGCGATTTCTCGGATATGGATTTGACAGCACACAAAACAAAAACACGGAAGAGGGGGTTGACCAGGTTACCAAAAATGCGAACAGCATTTACAAACTCGGGTGGAAAAAAACACAAAGTTACGTTTGATGAATTGCAGAAGTTTTCTGGGGAATATAGATCAGAATTTTCTAGTTTTTTGGGAGACCTAGTAAGAGAATATGTCGGATTTAGGTTTTTAGCGTGGAAAACAGTGCCAACAGAAGTAAAGGATAAATTGTGGGAGGAAATAACG CGTTTTTATGACATTGATGCATGTCGTAGGCGTTTTGTAATGACTCGGCTTGGTGACCTGCTTCGAAATTTTAGAAGAAAAGTGTATGCGGGATACATAGTACCTAACTTAGGTAAACCAAAGAAACTTGCACGAATTCCTAAGAGGTATCGTTCAATGGTGGAGCAAACAGACTGGGACAAGTTTGTAACATATACACAATCAGACGAGTTTAAG GATGTGTCAAATAAGAGAAAAACAGCACGATCAAAATACGTTTATGAACATCACTTGGGACGAGGAGGGTATGCTTATCTAAGAGACAAACTG GTACAAAATAACGAACTTTCAGTTGATGAGATCCCCTCTCGTGCTTTAATGTGGAGGAAAGCAAGGGAAAACAAAAATGGAGAATACAAGAATGTTGATGTAAAAGACATAGCTAAAAAAATA ATTGACACTGAAACGCAAATTAAAGATGGATCCGTGAACCTTGATCCGGGCACAGATGCACTCACATTAGTATTTGGCAAAGAAAAAGGTGGGTATTTAAAAGGTGTTGGTTATGGAGTGACTTCTAGTAGATATTGGCAGAGTCCTCGAACAAAAGGATCATCAAAAGAACGAATTGCACAACTAGAGTTTCAACTACATAACGAGAGACTTGAGCGTGGGAAAAAAGATGAACAAATTAAGTCCCTTTCGATGCAGATGGCAGAAACAAATAACACACTTAATCAAGTTTTAGCTCATCTGGCTGCACAAGGACAAACTTTACAAATATGTTCATTATCTGCAGACAAAATGTCACAAACACAA GTAAATTCTTTGGATAAACATGATGGATCAAAGCATAAGGCCAATGCTACCGCATCTAAAATAGTGCAAAAAGAAATGGCACCAACG GTAAAATCTATGAACAATAGTACTGGATCAAAGGACAATACTAATGTTACCACATCTAACATATCAAGTAAAGTAGTGCAAACAGAAGTCACTTCTCATGCTAACACTTCTAAAATGGTGCAAAAAGAAATGATAACG GAAAAtgtgaaaactagaaaaaaaGATGTTTTGTCTACTCAAGAGACTTCACTTCTTGGGACATCATCGCAGTTGGAATCACAAGAAAATATACATAATACACATTCAACAAATGTCCTAGAG aTCAAGTGTACTCTATATACTATAAATATGAACAACTGTGTGGCTTATGGTACAATTCATTTGTCAACGGGAAAACAAAGCATCCATGGAGTTCCACTACAAGATAATTGCTATAGAGTTTCTATTGATAAAGTTGTAAAAGAAGCAGCATTTCTACCGGTAGAATCATGTGAGGTCAAAACAGTTGGGGATGCACTAAATACTTTTGTTGCTTGGCCAAAATACCTTGTCAAAACTAGCCAAAAG ATACCAAATCTATCAAGCATTCAAACACAAAACTCTACAACTCAAGTCGCTAAAAAGCAAAAGATATGTTTTACAACGCTAGATGGCATAAAAAAACAGGGAGCAAGAAGAACAAGAAAAACACTTTAA
- the LOC110925833 gene encoding uncharacterized protein LOC110925833 isoform X2, translating into MTRLGDLLRNFRRKVYAGYIVPNLGKPKKLARIPKRYRSMVEQTDWDKFVTYTQSDEFKDVSNKRKTARSKYVYEHHLGRGGYAYLRDKLVQNNELSVDEIPSRALMWRKARENKNGEYKNVDVKDIAKKIIDTETQIKDGSVNLDPGTDALTLVFGKEKGGYLKGVGYGVTSSRYWQSPRTKGSSKERIAQLEFQLHNERLERGKKDEQIKSLSMQMAETNNTLNQVLAHLAAQGQTLQICSLSADKMSQTQVNSLDKHDGSKHKANATASKIVQKEMAPTVKSMNNSTGSKDNTNVTTSNISSKVVQTEVTSHANTSKMVQKEMITENVKTRKKDVLSTQETSLLGTSSQLESQENIHNTHSTNVLEIKCTLYTINMNNCVAYGTIHLSTGKQSIHGVPLQDNCYRVSIDKVVKEAAFLPVESCEVKTVGDALNTFVAWPKYLVKTSQKIPNLSSIQTQNSTTQVAKKQKICFTTLDGIKKQGARRTRKTL; encoded by the exons ATGACTCGGCTTGGTGACCTGCTTCGAAATTTTAGAAGAAAAGTGTATGCGGGATACATAGTACCTAACTTAGGTAAACCAAAGAAACTTGCACGAATTCCTAAGAGGTATCGTTCAATGGTGGAGCAAACAGACTGGGACAAGTTTGTAACATATACACAATCAGACGAGTTTAAG GATGTGTCAAATAAGAGAAAAACAGCACGATCAAAATACGTTTATGAACATCACTTGGGACGAGGAGGGTATGCTTATCTAAGAGACAAACTG GTACAAAATAACGAACTTTCAGTTGATGAGATCCCCTCTCGTGCTTTAATGTGGAGGAAAGCAAGGGAAAACAAAAATGGAGAATACAAGAATGTTGATGTAAAAGACATAGCTAAAAAAATA ATTGACACTGAAACGCAAATTAAAGATGGATCCGTGAACCTTGATCCGGGCACAGATGCACTCACATTAGTATTTGGCAAAGAAAAAGGTGGGTATTTAAAAGGTGTTGGTTATGGAGTGACTTCTAGTAGATATTGGCAGAGTCCTCGAACAAAAGGATCATCAAAAGAACGAATTGCACAACTAGAGTTTCAACTACATAACGAGAGACTTGAGCGTGGGAAAAAAGATGAACAAATTAAGTCCCTTTCGATGCAGATGGCAGAAACAAATAACACACTTAATCAAGTTTTAGCTCATCTGGCTGCACAAGGACAAACTTTACAAATATGTTCATTATCTGCAGACAAAATGTCACAAACACAA GTAAATTCTTTGGATAAACATGATGGATCAAAGCATAAGGCCAATGCTACCGCATCTAAAATAGTGCAAAAAGAAATGGCACCAACG GTAAAATCTATGAACAATAGTACTGGATCAAAGGACAATACTAATGTTACCACATCTAACATATCAAGTAAAGTAGTGCAAACAGAAGTCACTTCTCATGCTAACACTTCTAAAATGGTGCAAAAAGAAATGATAACG GAAAAtgtgaaaactagaaaaaaaGATGTTTTGTCTACTCAAGAGACTTCACTTCTTGGGACATCATCGCAGTTGGAATCACAAGAAAATATACATAATACACATTCAACAAATGTCCTAGAG aTCAAGTGTACTCTATATACTATAAATATGAACAACTGTGTGGCTTATGGTACAATTCATTTGTCAACGGGAAAACAAAGCATCCATGGAGTTCCACTACAAGATAATTGCTATAGAGTTTCTATTGATAAAGTTGTAAAAGAAGCAGCATTTCTACCGGTAGAATCATGTGAGGTCAAAACAGTTGGGGATGCACTAAATACTTTTGTTGCTTGGCCAAAATACCTTGTCAAAACTAGCCAAAAG ATACCAAATCTATCAAGCATTCAAACACAAAACTCTACAACTCAAGTCGCTAAAAAGCAAAAGATATGTTTTACAACGCTAGATGGCATAAAAAAACAGGGAGCAAGAAGAACAAGAAAAACACTTTAA